One Microcebus murinus isolate Inina chromosome 9, M.murinus_Inina_mat1.0, whole genome shotgun sequence DNA window includes the following coding sequences:
- the SEC61G gene encoding protein transport protein Sec61 subunit gamma has protein sequence MDQVMQFVEPSRQFVKDSIRLVKRCTKPDRKEFQKIAMATAIGFAIMGFIGFFVKLIHIPINNIIVGG, from the exons ATGGATCAGGTAATGCAGTTTGTTGAGCCAAGTCGGCAGTTTGTAAAGGACTCAATTCGGCTGGTTAAAAGATGCACCAAACCTGATAGAAAAG aattcCAGAAGATTGCCATGGCAACAGCAATAGGATTTGCTATAATGGGATTCATTGGCTTCTTTGTGAAATTGATCCATATCCCTATTAATAACATCATCGT